The stretch of DNA TTTTCCAGGCATTTCTGAACAAGAAAAAGTGAGAATTCAGCCGATCCTGGACAGCAGGAAGTCCCGGGCCGCATTAATACGTTGCGCCAGATAGTCTGAGCCTCCGCGATCAGGGTGCAGTTTTTGCATCAACCGCCGGTGAGCCGCGACTATTTGATCTTCAGTGGCACCCGGCGACAGACCCAGAATTTCGAGGGCCAACGTTTCATTCATGGAACCTTCGGCACTCGAATCCTCTCTGGCACCGTGTGCCGCACCGGCGTTTTCCTGCCAACCGGGATGCACCCGCTCCAGATAAGCCTCCAGAAGCTGCAGGGAATCAGCATCATGTTGGCAAGCCTGCGCCAGCTCGAGCAACTCAGTCAAAGTCAGAGCTGACAACCGTTGCCCTTGAAACATCCCTTTAAGCACTGTGCCATCCATTTGCCCTGTGCTGTGCGCCAGCTCCATGGCCAGCCAATCGGTATTGACACTCGAGCGACCTGAGCGTCGTCCACCGCCTGGCCCCGATGTACGCCGTCCCCGCAACCACGATGTCAACTGCAATAGCCAGTGTGCGTTTCGCAAGGCGAAAGTCAGAATAAAGATGGCAGGCGCGGCAAGTGCCTGTATCGGCAGGCGCCCCATCACAATCAGGATCAGCACCACCAGAAGCACGGCCGTTATCACGATCAACCAGCGAAACTGTTGCTGGTTAAGCGCATATTTGCGTTGAATACGAACCAGGCCCCAATAGGCAAGGACAGCCAACAGCAGCGGTGCGAGTAGTCGAAATATAAACACGGATTGTTAACCTGACAATTGATGACCCAGCAGTTTCACTGACGGGTGCGCTGTACGGCTGAAGTCCTGCAAGGCTTTTAAACCACCACTGGCGTATACCGCAACGGCTTTTAGCAGATCCCGCAATTGCCCGGCACTGGCATGATCAAAGGGCGAATAGGCGCCACCTGACAAACGCGCCATCTCAGTGAAGCAACGCCGCGCCGCATTGTCATGACCTTCCTGGAACAGGAACAGTGGCACTTTACGCAAACCCAGCTCACCAGCCTTCTGGCACAGCACATCCATGCTTTCCTCAACGCAGTCACCGATATAGACCACCGCGTGTACCTTTTCCTGACGCGTCTCTGACAGCACATGACGCAACAGGCGCTCAATCTTGGTCATGCCCGCCTGACAGCGAATGCCGGTCATTTGTTGCAGCAGCTGAGCAGAATCAGAGTACCAGTCACTGGCATAAAATTCAGATACGCCGCGAAAATAACTTAACTGCATGCTCAGGCCGCTGAGTGACTGAGCGCTGGAAAACATATCGGCCTGCAATTGCATGGCCTGATCCCACGTCGCCTCCCGCGACGCCGTGGCATCCAGTGCAAAAATCAACCGACCCGCGCGCCCCTGGGTATTGACTGCCGGCATACGCCGCACCTGCTCCAGAAATTGGCTGACCGCTGGCCGCTCGGCCACATGCTTGCCGGTCTCAGCCTTTACATCACCCATCTTGCGGATCAGGGATTTTAAATCACTTTTCATGATCTGCCTCCTGCTGTTGATCGTCATTTCGCGACAGCACATCCCTGGCGCTCTCGTAACCGAATTCAATCATCTCGTCGGCCCGATGAAAATCCAATACATCGCAGGCCGTGACCGGGATCTCTATCAAGATATCCGGGTAATAAGCCGCCATCTGATAGCGGGCAATTCTGTCCTGCATTGCCTCAAGCGATTTGCTCAATATATCGATAGCAGAGTCGCTGTCCTCACCCTGAGATTCCCAGCCCAGGCGCTGCCTGAAGCCATTCAGCAAGCCACGCAGGCCGCCCTCCGGTCCAGAGACAGACGCCGAAATATGTTTGGATGGCGAACGCTCAGCATGCTCTGGCGGCGACGAATTACCGTTTAAAGACACCACCATAATCTTTGAAGCCCCGATACGCTTCACGGGCGCCACCGGCAGCGGACTCATCAGTCCCCCATCAACCAGAGTGCAGCCCTCGTGCTGAACAGGCGTGAAAAACCCGGGTATGGCAATCGACGCCCGGATGGCATCAAACAAGGGCCCACTGTCCAGCCAGACCTCACGCCGGTGACCAATGTCGGAAGCGACTGCGGTAAAGGCAATATTCAGATCAGCAATATCCTTGTCGCCCACCAGCTCACTGAGCTTGTCCATCAGCCGGTCGCCTTTGAACAGCCCGGTGTTGGTGAAAGAAAAATCCAGCAACTTCCAGACGTCCGTTGCACTTAACTCTTTAACCCACTGCTCGTACTTGTCGAGTTTGCCTGCCGCATATAAACCACCAATCAGGGCGCCTATTGACGAGCCACTGACAGCGCAGATTTCATAACGGCTGCTTTCGTGAATGGCCCTGATAACACCGATATGGGCAAGGCCCCGGGCCCCGCCACTGCCCAGCACAAGGGATACCGGGATCTTAGTCTCACTCATGCACTGCTCCGACGCTCAGAATCCATGACACAAGATAGCACAATCAGATTGCCGACACGTGTTGTCAGCAGCACATCAGGGTTTATGGAAGATCACGCACACCCGGGTTCCCTCACCAACCACGCTCTGCAAGTCAATCTGCCAGCTCAACCGTTCACACAGTCGATGCACCAGGTTCAGCCCCAGTCCCGTGCCCTGCACCTTGGTGGTGAAACTGCGCTCGAAGACCCGTTGCAGATTCTCCGGCGCAATCCCATCGCCCGTGTCAGAAATACAGAGCGAATCCTTATCAATCTGCACATGGATTTGCCCATGGCTGGTGTGCTCCACCGCATTACGCAATAAATTGCTGATGACAATCTGCACCAGACTTTCCGGTTGATCCAAGTGTAATTCCCGTGTCGCAGTGAGCTCCACTTCAATATGTCGTTCCTGCAATTGCGGTTTTAATTCATCAATCAGATGATGAACAAGCGCTGCCACATCTGCACTACCTGAAGCATGCAGGGGCTGGGCCTCTTCCCGGGACAGCAACAGGCTGACCTCAATAAACCCCAGCATGTCGTAACAGGCTCGCTTGATGCGGTTAATGGCTCGTGACGAAGCTGCATGCGGGGCACCGTCATCGAGTTGCGATTCCAGAACCTCCACCGCCCCCGTCACCACTGACAATGGTGTTCGTAACTCGTGACTCGCCGCAGTGGTGAAATACTTTTCACGTGACACGAATCCGTCCAGCCGCTCCAGATAAGCATCGACTGCCTGCGCGATGCGCCCTACCTCATTGCCCGTAAACTCGGCGCTGAGTCGCACTCCGCGCTGCTGGGGCTGAATGGCGGCGATCCGTTCGGTCAAACGGCGCAGCGGCGACAAGACAGCGGCAGACGCCTTGAATGCCGACACCACAGCAATCACCAGAACCAGCACAATGCCGAGCACCAGCAACAGCAGAACCCAGTGCTCCTGATTCTCCCACTCGGTGATGTCGTAAGTCAGCACCGCCAGTGTGTCATCACTGACCTGCACCTGATAGTAACGATCTTCGACCCTGACGCTGTGATGCGAGCCCGGTGGCAATTCACTGAACACGACAGGCATGGTGCCCAGCGCGTCACCAGCATAAAGCGACCAGTCACGCAGCAGGCGTATATCCAGACTGGAAGGATCTGCATCCTCACTCAGAATCAGATTCAACTGCTCTTCGGCCATATGACCAAAAGCCACTGCTTCCAGCCGTGTTTTAATCTGCCACAAAGCCAGAGCGAACACACTGCTGATAAACGTGACCAGCAGTACTATTGCCAGAATCAGCCGGGCACGAAGACTGAGTGCCAACAGCCAGCGTGGAGACCTGAAAGCAGTCATCTTGGCAGCTCTCCCTCTGCAGGCTGAGCCAGGCGATAACCAGTCCCGTGCACTGTCTGCAGCAATTTTTCAGAAAATGGTTTATCAATGACCGCACGCAGCGCGTAGATATGTGTCCTCAGTATATCCTTATCCGGAGGGTCATCGCCCCAGACCTGTTGTTCCAGTTCATCCCGCGTCACTACCCGGTGAGAATTTCGCATCAGGATCTGCAGTAATTTGCGTTGAATCGGATTCAGCTCCAGAGCGACGCCTTCGCGCTGCGCGTGCAGGGTTTCCAGATCAAAACTCAAGGGACCAACGGTCAACACGTCAGAGCCTTCGCGACGCTGGTGACGGTTCACCAGTGCGTTCAGGCGCGCCTCCAGCTCACGAATGGAAAACGGCTTGACCAGATAATCGTCAGCGCCAGCCGCAAAACCCTGCAGCTTGTCGTCCAGTTGATCGCGTGCTGTCAGCATCAATATCGGTGGCCCGGCGCTGGACTGATCGCGCAGCGCCCGGCATACAGCAAAACCATCCATACCCGGCAGCATGACATCCAGCACGATGACGTCATAGCGATTCCGTGTCGCCAGTTCCAGTCCGCCACGACCTGTCACCGCAAAATCCAGCGTATAACCCAGCGGCTCAAGATAGTCGGCGATGTTTTCGGCAATATCCCGATTATCTTCCACGATCAATATATTCATGACTGTCCACCTTCGGTGTCTGTGCCTCAATTGTCACACGCGAATTGCAAAAAATATGTCAAATCCTTGCCCGTCGACAAAATTTCGACATTTGCACTCGTATACTTTGAAGGAAAGGTCCTATTTAAACTCGAAAGGAGTGACCGTGTGAAACACTCTGTTCTGTCAGCAAAGCCTCTAAAGCTGATTGCTTCAGCTCTGCTGACCCTCACCATCACCACCCAGGCGACTGGTATCGATCACGAGCCGCTGGAGCGCAGCAACCAGCTGGATGTGCAGACAGTCATGCAGCATGCTCTGCAAGCATCTCCGGAGCGTCTGTTAACCGATTCGGCCAGTGATCAGGCTTCAGCCTACCGTGCTATAGGACAACGCTGGATCGTCGGCAGTCCTTCGTTGGAAGCCAATATTATTAACGACTCGCTGATGAGCAATGTCGGCCAGCGCGAAATGGAAGCCGGCGTGCAGGTACAATTGTGGCGCCCGGGTGAACGCAGCGACGCCCGCCAGCGCGGCTCAGCTTACAACTCACGCAGCCAGGCCTGGCAGGCATGGTATCAACTGATGACTGCCGGTCGGGTGCGCGAATCGCTGGCCGAGCTGGAACGTGCAGATCTGGCCATGTCCAACGCCATAGTGGCCCAACAACATGCCAGCCGACTGCTCGAGATTACCAGACAACTGCAACAAGCTGGCAGTGCCGCCGAGATGGATGTATTACAGGCTGAAAGCCTGCTGTTGGCGGCTGACAAACAGGTGCTGGCAGCCGACGCCATGGTGGTCGACGCCGAACGCGAATACCAGATCCTCACCGGCGGCCTGACAGCCAGACCGGCGCAGGCTCTGCATGAGCAGCAATCCACCGACGAAGAAATCAGCAGCAATCACCCGTTGGTGCAACTGCTACAGGCGAATCTGCAGATCAGTGATGCCGCCATTCTGGACGCCGAGCGTCAGGCAAAAGGCAGCCCGTCTGTACAACTGGGTGTGCGCCGCGAGCGCGGCGACTTTGCCCAGCCCTATGTAGAAAGCGTGGGTATCAGCGTCTCCATCCCGCTGAGCAGCCGCCGTGTGGTTAACGCCAGCACCAGTGACGCGCGTGCCAGCCGCACGGAAGCTGAGGTGGCGCTGATTAATCAGATGCGCAGCCTGACCCAACAACTACATGAAGTGGAGCACGAGTTGCACACACTTGAGCAATCCCTGCCCCTGAGCGAACGCGAGCACGCACTGGCTCAGCGTCAATTGCAGATGGCAGAGACTGCCTACAGGAATGGCGAGGTCGACATGACTCATGTGGTTCGCATCATGCAGCAGGCCAGAGCAGCTGAAAACACCTTCCGCGAATTGCAATTACAGCAACAACACCTTATTTCCTCGTATAACCAGATTATCGGAGTCCTGCCATGAATCTCGCCCTGAAGCGCCTGCTGGCATACAGCCTGAGCAGTATTCTGCTGCCACTGAGCGGCACCCTGTCAGCCCAGGAATTCATCCCGGTATCAGATGATGAAATACGCGACCTGGCCATTTTATTTGCTCCGGCTACCCCGGTAGGCAATACCGACGGCGAGCAGGTGCCCGCCACCGTCATCGCCTCTCCGGATGCCAGTAACACGATACACAGCTGGTTTGAAGGTGTACTGAACCGCTGGCACGTTTCGCCGGGCGACTCAATCGAATCCGGCACGGCTATCGTCACACTGCGAAGTGAAG from Pseudohongiella spirulinae encodes:
- a CDS encoding DnaJ domain-containing protein; its protein translation is MFIFRLLAPLLLAVLAYWGLVRIQRKYALNQQQFRWLIVITAVLLVVLILIVMGRLPIQALAAPAIFILTFALRNAHWLLQLTSWLRGRRTSGPGGGRRSGRSSVNTDWLAMELAHSTGQMDGTVLKGMFQGQRLSALTLTELLELAQACQHDADSLQLLEAYLERVHPGWQENAGAAHGAREDSSAEGSMNETLALEILGLSPGATEDQIVAAHRRLMQKLHPDRGGSDYLAQRINAARDFLLSRIG
- a CDS encoding VWA domain-containing protein, translating into MKSDLKSLIRKMGDVKAETGKHVAERPAVSQFLEQVRRMPAVNTQGRAGRLIFALDATASREATWDQAMQLQADMFSSAQSLSGLSMQLSYFRGVSEFYASDWYSDSAQLLQQMTGIRCQAGMTKIERLLRHVLSETRQEKVHAVVYIGDCVEESMDVLCQKAGELGLRKVPLFLFQEGHDNAARRCFTEMARLSGGAYSPFDHASAGQLRDLLKAVAVYASGGLKALQDFSRTAHPSVKLLGHQLSG
- a CDS encoding patatin-like phospholipase family protein produces the protein MSETKIPVSLVLGSGGARGLAHIGVIRAIHESSRYEICAVSGSSIGALIGGLYAAGKLDKYEQWVKELSATDVWKLLDFSFTNTGLFKGDRLMDKLSELVGDKDIADLNIAFTAVASDIGHRREVWLDSGPLFDAIRASIAIPGFFTPVQHEGCTLVDGGLMSPLPVAPVKRIGASKIMVVSLNGNSSPPEHAERSPSKHISASVSGPEGGLRGLLNGFRQRLGWESQGEDSDSAIDILSKSLEAMQDRIARYQMAAYYPDILIEIPVTACDVLDFHRADEMIEFGYESARDVLSRNDDQQQEADHEK
- a CDS encoding sensor histidine kinase: MTAFRSPRWLLALSLRARLILAIVLLVTFISSVFALALWQIKTRLEAVAFGHMAEEQLNLILSEDADPSSLDIRLLRDWSLYAGDALGTMPVVFSELPPGSHHSVRVEDRYYQVQVSDDTLAVLTYDITEWENQEHWVLLLLVLGIVLVLVIAVVSAFKASAAVLSPLRRLTERIAAIQPQQRGVRLSAEFTGNEVGRIAQAVDAYLERLDGFVSREKYFTTAASHELRTPLSVVTGAVEVLESQLDDGAPHAASSRAINRIKRACYDMLGFIEVSLLLSREEAQPLHASGSADVAALVHHLIDELKPQLQERHIEVELTATRELHLDQPESLVQIVISNLLRNAVEHTSHGQIHVQIDKDSLCISDTGDGIAPENLQRVFERSFTTKVQGTGLGLNLVHRLCERLSWQIDLQSVVGEGTRVCVIFHKP
- a CDS encoding response regulator transcription factor, whose amino-acid sequence is MNILIVEDNRDIAENIADYLEPLGYTLDFAVTGRGGLELATRNRYDVIVLDVMLPGMDGFAVCRALRDQSSAGPPILMLTARDQLDDKLQGFAAGADDYLVKPFSIRELEARLNALVNRHQRREGSDVLTVGPLSFDLETLHAQREGVALELNPIQRKLLQILMRNSHRVVTRDELEQQVWGDDPPDKDILRTHIYALRAVIDKPFSEKLLQTVHGTGYRLAQPAEGELPR
- a CDS encoding TolC family protein; translated protein: MKHSVLSAKPLKLIASALLTLTITTQATGIDHEPLERSNQLDVQTVMQHALQASPERLLTDSASDQASAYRAIGQRWIVGSPSLEANIINDSLMSNVGQREMEAGVQVQLWRPGERSDARQRGSAYNSRSQAWQAWYQLMTAGRVRESLAELERADLAMSNAIVAQQHASRLLEITRQLQQAGSAAEMDVLQAESLLLAADKQVLAADAMVVDAEREYQILTGGLTARPAQALHEQQSTDEEISSNHPLVQLLQANLQISDAAILDAERQAKGSPSVQLGVRRERGDFAQPYVESVGISVSIPLSSRRVVNASTSDARASRTEAEVALINQMRSLTQQLHEVEHELHTLEQSLPLSEREHALAQRQLQMAETAYRNGEVDMTHVVRIMQQARAAENTFRELQLQQQHLISSYNQIIGVLP